A part of Vulcanisaeta moutnovskia 768-28 genomic DNA contains:
- a CDS encoding MFS transporter, giving the protein MQKELWASISEGQRRSVLINAFLGALLGSINVSSVVIALPAILRGIGLSINTSIGFMIMAWIMFAYPLVMAITVALIGRLSDMYGRGRVFTIGDVVFTVSSLLLGLTPGYGTIAGFQLVAYRFIQGLGGAMMFGNSAALITDVFPPERRGVAQGIVGISFSAGSVLGLVIGGLLATINWRWVFLFNAPIGIVSIIWAYKSVYKLPAGFTRTKIDWIGASLLTLSLVLLLMGLMLSMTPYENSSLGWGNPMVWTLLGTGGALFIVLFIIEARITEPMLRVKLFRIRQFTYGVVSSLFLFLAQGANVFVLSLLLQAIYLPLHGIPYADTPLWAGIYLIPSSVANAIFAPIGGKLLNKFGARVVSTLGAVILAVSFELLTLLPITNFSYVWFAVILFIMGTGSGLFQSPNLVSILSAVPPTERSAASGLRSAMQNIGLLMSFAIFLTLVLTGASSTLVRSIYNALVSAGVPVSDAVRLTSIPPVYALFAAFLGYDPIRTMITQASISLPANVLSSIDQLSFFPSAIAPAMAVGFYYAYHAAAILAVIAAVFSYLRGREVFHHNTVETTQVAAITNVPEGINDPDPNYNNNGNPNIDIKSDPVLRKAYAAYLLMNTELGETVLSNITSKDLIYAIAITSKLPNWFIEFINNINEYNINMSVIESLTKYVNVPNWLMEVINGWLKINSLNSNNK; this is encoded by the coding sequence ATGCAGAAAGAATTGTGGGCTTCAATAAGTGAGGGTCAGAGAAGGTCTGTATTAATAAATGCGTTCCTTGGAGCGCTGCTGGGATCAATAAATGTTTCATCAGTTGTAATTGCGCTACCCGCGATACTCAGGGGTATTGGACTCAGTATTAATACGTCAATAGGCTTCATGATAATGGCATGGATAATGTTCGCATATCCATTGGTTATGGCTATAACAGTAGCTCTCATTGGTAGATTATCAGACATGTATGGTAGAGGTAGAGTATTTACAATAGGCGATGTAGTGTTTACAGTCTCATCATTGCTCCTGGGCTTAACGCCAGGCTATGGAACAATTGCAGGATTTCAGTTAGTTGCCTATAGGTTTATCCAGGGTTTGGGTGGCGCAATGATGTTCGGCAATAGCGCCGCATTAATAACTGATGTCTTTCCACCAGAACGCAGAGGTGTGGCTCAGGGCATAGTTGGTATTTCATTTAGTGCAGGTAGTGTGTTGGGTTTAGTGATTGGTGGTTTATTAGCCACAATAAATTGGAGGTGGGTATTCCTATTCAATGCGCCGATAGGCATTGTAAGCATTATATGGGCATATAAAAGTGTGTACAAGTTACCCGCAGGCTTCACTAGGACTAAGATTGACTGGATCGGTGCATCATTACTAACACTGTCATTAGTATTACTGCTTATGGGATTAATGCTGTCAATGACGCCTTATGAAAATTCATCACTTGGATGGGGTAATCCAATGGTCTGGACATTACTAGGCACTGGTGGTGCCTTATTCATAGTATTATTCATCATTGAAGCCAGGATTACTGAGCCAATGCTTAGGGTTAAATTATTCAGGATTAGGCAGTTCACATACGGCGTAGTGAGCAGTTTATTCCTATTCCTAGCTCAGGGAGCCAACGTATTCGTACTATCACTACTCTTGCAGGCAATTTACCTACCACTCCATGGAATACCCTATGCAGATACACCATTGTGGGCTGGCATATACCTAATACCCAGTAGTGTAGCTAATGCAATCTTTGCCCCAATAGGTGGTAAATTATTGAATAAATTTGGTGCTAGGGTCGTATCTACACTGGGTGCGGTAATCCTCGCTGTCAGCTTTGAATTACTAACACTACTGCCAATAACGAACTTCAGCTATGTCTGGTTCGCAGTGATACTATTCATAATGGGTACAGGTTCAGGTTTATTCCAATCACCAAACCTAGTATCAATACTGAGCGCCGTGCCACCAACAGAGAGGTCAGCTGCGTCAGGTCTAAGGTCAGCAATGCAGAACATAGGTCTACTAATGAGCTTCGCAATATTCCTAACCCTAGTATTAACTGGTGCATCATCAACATTAGTTAGGTCAATATATAATGCATTAGTGAGTGCTGGCGTACCAGTAAGTGACGCAGTTAGGCTCACATCAATACCACCAGTTTATGCCCTATTCGCTGCATTTCTGGGTTATGACCCAATAAGGACCATGATAACACAGGCCAGTATTTCACTACCAGCCAATGTACTCAGTAGCATAGATCAATTATCGTTCTTTCCAAGTGCCATAGCACCAGCAATGGCTGTAGGATTCTATTACGCATACCATGCAGCGGCAATATTGGCTGTTATAGCGGCAGTATTCTCATACCTAAGAGGTAGGGAGGTATTTCACCATAATACTGTGGAGACTACACAAGTAGCAGCTATAACTAATGTGCCTGAGGGTATTAATGATCCTGATCCCAACTACAACAACAATGGTAATCCAAACATTGACATAAAGTCTGACCCAGTACTACGTAAGGCCTATGCAGCATACCTACTAATGAACACTGAACTGGGCGAGACAGTACTAAGTAACATAACTAGTAAGGATTTAATCTATGCAATAGCCATTACATCAAAGTTACCGAATTGGTTCATCGAATTCATAAACAATATCAATGAATACAACATAAATATGTCAGTGATAGAGTCATTAACGAAATACGTAAATGTACCGAATTGGTTAATGGAAGTTATTAATGGTTGGTTAAAAATTAATTCATTAAATTCAAACAATAAATAA
- a CDS encoding ABC transporter substrate-binding protein — translation MRRGISRTVWVIISIIIVIIIAVGAYYYVKTVTAPKPVTIVVVAYSGTTANFIQFAGQLFHEEHPNVYVEVITYPFSQYVTNELTALEAHSTEYDIIEFTSTSSLRFVPYVLPLNQYMNTLFNESDLMAPQEAFGGEFYNTTTGQIEYIGIAYETVTYMLAYRCSIFNNQTLAQEFYNEYGVEFNPLTWQNWTTVLDVDQFLVSNGITKYGVLVDDHVSHGIIDAYPAIFGWWYMNDPNLNKGRIGGLPNFNILFYGAPAPGCPYPLPDFNTTDGIEALEVYKELVSYEPPPNVTPVTYDNLPELYSEYAPAAMLFVSQLSYLPSNIYNDTCLAPLPGGYAETGTNFLAVSKYSTHKQLALEFLAFLVSPQVQVHEYVDFHKFPISKEAFQMLLSNSTLSPHDKELLDAVYNAAQNAWANPPNIPPTYTELIPSFNQEVYSYLLGQIGAQEAMNTAAASWVNALVQTYGSCSG, via the coding sequence GTGAGAAGGGGTATCTCACGCACTGTTTGGGTGATAATTAGTATCATAATTGTGATAATAATTGCAGTTGGTGCTTATTATTACGTTAAGACAGTAACCGCACCTAAGCCTGTAACCATAGTTGTTGTTGCCTACTCAGGAACTACGGCTAATTTCATACAATTCGCAGGTCAATTATTCCATGAGGAACATCCAAATGTTTATGTTGAAGTTATAACATATCCATTTAGTCAGTATGTTACGAATGAATTAACGGCTCTCGAGGCTCATTCTACTGAGTATGATATTATTGAATTCACATCAACATCATCATTAAGATTTGTACCTTATGTACTTCCACTTAATCAATACATGAACACGCTATTTAATGAAAGTGACTTAATGGCTCCTCAGGAGGCCTTTGGCGGTGAATTCTATAATACAACGACCGGTCAGATTGAGTATATCGGTATAGCCTATGAGACAGTAACCTACATGCTAGCGTATAGATGTTCAATATTTAACAATCAGACACTGGCCCAGGAATTCTATAATGAGTATGGTGTTGAGTTTAATCCATTAACGTGGCAGAACTGGACAACAGTGCTTGATGTTGATCAGTTTCTTGTGAGTAATGGAATTACTAAGTACGGTGTTTTGGTAGATGATCACGTATCTCATGGTATAATAGATGCGTATCCGGCAATATTTGGTTGGTGGTATATGAATGACCCAAATCTCAATAAGGGAAGGATAGGAGGCTTGCCGAACTTTAACATATTGTTTTATGGAGCACCAGCGCCTGGTTGCCCGTATCCATTACCTGACTTTAATACGACGGATGGTATTGAGGCGCTTGAGGTCTATAAAGAACTTGTGTCATACGAACCACCTCCAAATGTTACTCCAGTAACTTATGATAATTTACCTGAGTTATATTCCGAATATGCGCCTGCTGCTATGTTATTCGTTAGTCAATTATCATATTTACCATCCAATATATATAATGATACATGCCTAGCGCCATTACCTGGTGGCTATGCTGAGACTGGTACAAACTTCTTGGCCGTTAGTAAATACTCGACTCATAAGCAGTTAGCCCTTGAATTCCTGGCATTCCTAGTATCACCACAAGTACAGGTACATGAGTACGTAGACTTCCATAAGTTCCCCATATCAAAGGAAGCATTTCAAATGTTACTGAGTAATAGCACGCTTAGTCCGCATGATAAGGAGTTACTAGATGCTGTTTATAATGCTGCTCAGAATGCATGGGCAAATCCGCCAAACATACCGCCAACATATACGGAATTAATACCAAGCTTTAACCAGGAGGTATACTCATACTTACTTGGTCAAATAGGTGCACAGGAGGCAATGAACACTGCAGCAGCCTCTTGGGTAAATGCCCTGGTCCAAACGTATGGCTCCTGTTCAGGCTAA
- a CDS encoding radical SAM protein, whose amino-acid sequence MKRLNIVFGEFARGCRQCQLGIKSVLFITGICPLNCFYCPVSRDRFGKDVMFINDRPVSKFPDDIIDELDRAGSNGLAITGGDPIMVVDRVVELVRLLKDTYGRDFHIHMYTHVLNINEDAIKKLAGSGIDEVRIHAVNPAQLSGKLGLLKMLKDAGIELGLEVPALPRFENDIVKVAELLINNGLISFVNINELDVSPANINNLISMGYKPGPDGSVIGSIDAGIKIATEIRRRWPWISVNVCTSRYKDLAQIGARLFRINMRVSGGDEVVLDDGTVESRGEGGVVIKLRIGNREYDVESG is encoded by the coding sequence ATGAAACGACTCAATATAGTGTTTGGAGAGTTTGCAAGGGGATGTAGGCAGTGCCAACTGGGTATTAAGAGTGTGCTCTTCATAACGGGAATATGCCCACTGAACTGCTTCTATTGCCCGGTCAGTAGGGATAGGTTTGGTAAGGACGTGATGTTCATCAATGATAGGCCGGTCAGCAAGTTCCCGGACGACATAATTGATGAGCTGGATAGGGCTGGGTCTAATGGTCTCGCCATCACTGGTGGTGACCCAATAATGGTTGTTGATAGGGTCGTTGAACTGGTGAGACTACTCAAGGATACGTATGGACGGGACTTCCATATACACATGTATACCCACGTCCTCAATATTAATGAGGATGCCATTAAGAAATTGGCTGGCAGCGGTATTGATGAGGTTAGAATACACGCAGTAAACCCAGCTCAGTTAAGCGGTAAGCTTGGTTTACTCAAGATGTTAAAGGACGCGGGCATTGAGCTTGGTCTTGAGGTGCCTGCCCTGCCCCGGTTCGAGAATGATATTGTTAAGGTTGCCGAATTACTCATTAATAATGGCTTGATAAGCTTTGTGAACATAAATGAACTTGACGTAAGCCCCGCAAACATAAATAATTTAATAAGCATGGGCTATAAACCGGGGCCCGACGGTAGTGTCATAGGCAGTATTGATGCCGGCATTAAAATAGCCACTGAGATTAGGAGGAGGTGGCCCTGGATAAGCGTCAACGTATGCACATCCCGCTATAAGGACCTTGCACAAATTGGCGCTAGGCTGTTTAGGATTAATATGAGGGTTAGTGGCGGAGATGAGGTAGTGCTTGATGACGGTACGGTAGAGAGCAGGGGCGAGGGTGGTGTTGTCATTAAGTTGAGAATAGGCAATAGGGAGTACGACGTAGAGAGTGGTTAA
- the fni gene encoding type 2 isopentenyl-diphosphate Delta-isomerase: MIENRKDDHIRIASEQNVEEGNNLFNEVHFIHIALPEIDFDEVNTSITIFNKKLSFPFIIGAMTGGTETAEKINTTLAKCAEEFNIGMYVGSQRIAIVKPETARSFRIVAENAPTALKIANLGAPQVSRLDEKILVDWVSQAIDMINADAIAIHLNPAQEVFQPEGEPWFRGVIDKLRFIKKIANRPLIVKEVGNGISMEVARILASRVNPDAIDVAGIGGTSFIRIESIRAGAIDEANVFSGWGIPTAIAICEVRNVYDGVIIASGGIRSGLDGAKAMAIGANAFSMSRPLLLAALKGFDETKKFIGKLLREFKIAMFLTGSRNVNELNNAPVVFGQTIISWLGQRNVSCKHVSASK, encoded by the coding sequence ATGATTGAGAATAGGAAGGATGATCACATTAGGATTGCCTCAGAGCAAAATGTGGAGGAGGGTAACAACCTATTTAATGAAGTGCATTTTATTCATATTGCGTTACCTGAGATTGACTTTGACGAGGTTAATACTTCAATTACTATATTCAACAAGAAATTATCCTTTCCCTTCATTATTGGTGCAATGACTGGCGGTACAGAAACTGCTGAAAAAATAAACACCACACTTGCCAAGTGTGCTGAGGAGTTTAATATTGGCATGTATGTCGGTTCCCAAAGAATTGCTATTGTTAAGCCAGAAACCGCTAGGAGCTTTAGGATTGTTGCTGAAAATGCACCAACTGCCCTTAAAATAGCAAATCTAGGAGCTCCACAGGTCTCTAGGCTTGATGAGAAGATACTCGTTGATTGGGTTTCCCAGGCCATAGACATGATTAATGCCGACGCAATAGCCATCCACCTAAACCCAGCACAGGAGGTTTTTCAGCCTGAGGGTGAGCCTTGGTTTAGGGGTGTTATTGATAAGCTTAGATTCATTAAGAAGATAGCCAATAGACCATTGATAGTTAAGGAGGTTGGTAATGGAATATCCATGGAGGTTGCTAGAATCCTTGCCTCAAGGGTTAATCCAGATGCCATTGACGTGGCGGGTATTGGCGGTACATCATTCATAAGGATAGAGAGCATAAGAGCCGGGGCGATTGATGAGGCCAATGTATTCAGTGGTTGGGGTATACCAACGGCAATAGCCATATGCGAGGTTAGGAACGTTTATGATGGGGTAATAATAGCGTCTGGTGGTATTAGGAGTGGCCTTGATGGAGCTAAGGCAATGGCTATTGGTGCAAATGCATTCTCAATGTCGAGACCACTCCTATTAGCTGCACTTAAGGGATTTGATGAAACAAAGAAGTTCATAGGTAAATTACTCAGGGAGTTTAAGATAGCAATGTTTCTCACAGGATCGAGAAATGTCAATGAACTTAACAATGCGCCTGTGGTTTTTGGTCAAACAATAATTTCCTGGCTAGGTCAGAGAAATGTTTCATGTAAGCACGTAAGTGCTAGTAAGTAA
- a CDS encoding endonuclease, with amino-acid sequence MDSGFLNIYIDGLCIVKEMKNQEKVVIVKRIGSDEYSLVKIDNGDLHELEDRGIGEVKNDTFVLKPIELIYLSIIGYRVMINDNEVGVDELIREAKNPHALTVYLDMRKRGYFIKPVVNGPVDFLVWDKGKSPVSSSPRYMIKIVTEGLGIQVMELLNVLKYSESMGAQLVLALVSSEGVITYYKAFTFKPVKGG; translated from the coding sequence ATGGATAGTGGGTTTTTAAATATTTACATTGATGGGTTATGCATAGTGAAGGAAATGAAGAATCAGGAAAAGGTAGTAATCGTTAAGAGGATAGGGTCTGATGAGTACAGCCTTGTTAAGATTGATAATGGAGATTTACATGAACTCGAGGATAGAGGTATTGGTGAGGTAAAAAATGATACCTTCGTTCTAAAGCCTATAGAGCTCATATACCTATCCATAATTGGGTACAGGGTGATGATTAATGACAATGAGGTGGGTGTGGATGAGTTAATAAGGGAGGCGAAGAATCCGCATGCCTTAACGGTGTACCTGGATATGAGGAAGAGGGGTTACTTCATAAAACCCGTGGTTAATGGACCGGTGGATTTCCTGGTATGGGATAAGGGTAAGAGCCCGGTGAGTTCGAGTCCCAGGTACATGATTAAGATAGTCACTGAGGGGTTGGGTATACAGGTAATGGAATTACTAAATGTGCTAAAGTACAGTGAGAGTATGGGTGCGCAGTTAGTCCTTGCACTCGTGAGCTCCGAGGGGGTTATCACTTATTATAAGGCATTCACATTTAAGCCTGTTAAGGGTGGTTAA
- a CDS encoding NAD-dependent epimerase/dehydratase family protein, translating to MEKALVIGLGFISTNLAKYLIEKGFDVYITYRSVHGSKAMMMKDLLKLNIKPYRLDPSNYENLLKLINDVKPNYIFNTVGLLGGSWNELWNAHVEIPRNIAKAILSINKSIKLIHISASAASGKIGKFIREEPNHCDYSYVNPRSDYERSKCDGERTIKEISNEGLNYVIIRPTLVYGYYNDHNEFLSLYRLAKIGLIPQIRGLVSAIYVGYLVQLLEKVAVSEEYKNTFLYATECTMYSLGDFAELMARYIGTSGIRIPLTPGLVGLFLPSGARSLLKYVNVQYDCESTRKVLGSIKPAIDIGVKEIVDWIKRIYGY from the coding sequence GTGGAAAAGGCCCTAGTTATTGGACTAGGCTTCATATCAACGAACTTAGCTAAGTACTTAATTGAAAAGGGTTTTGATGTATATATAACATATAGATCTGTTCATGGAAGTAAAGCCATGATGATGAAGGACCTGCTTAAACTAAATATAAAGCCATATAGACTTGATCCAAGTAATTACGAAAACCTATTGAAGCTCATTAATGATGTGAAACCCAACTACATATTTAACACCGTTGGTCTACTAGGTGGTTCATGGAATGAATTATGGAATGCCCATGTAGAGATTCCCCGTAATATCGCAAAGGCAATATTGAGCATTAATAAGTCAATAAAATTAATACACATAAGTGCATCAGCCGCCTCGGGGAAGATCGGTAAATTCATAAGAGAGGAGCCTAATCATTGTGATTATTCATACGTGAATCCAAGGAGTGACTATGAAAGGTCCAAATGTGATGGTGAGAGAACGATTAAGGAAATTAGCAATGAAGGGCTTAATTATGTTATTATTAGACCGACATTAGTTTATGGTTATTATAATGATCATAACGAGTTTCTAAGCTTATATAGGTTGGCAAAGATTGGATTAATACCACAGATTAGAGGTTTGGTGAGTGCGATTTATGTGGGTTACTTAGTACAATTACTTGAGAAGGTTGCGGTTAGTGAGGAGTATAAGAACACGTTCCTTTATGCAACTGAATGCACAATGTATAGTCTCGGAGACTTTGCGGAATTAATGGCTAGGTATATAGGTACCAGTGGGATTAGGATACCATTAACGCCAGGCCTTGTTGGTCTATTTTTACCCAGTGGTGCTAGGTCATTGCTTAAGTATGTTAATGTGCAGTATGATTGTGAGAGTACAAGAAAAGTTTTAGGAAGTATTAAGCCTGCAATTGATATTGGCGTTAAGGAAATTGTTGATTGGATTAAGAGGATTTATGGGTATTAA
- a CDS encoding MBL fold metallo-hydrolase, translating to MRVIPLGIGGWVSNPLLGNVSLLVEINNSRILIDTGEGTYRALRTCGFDVNKVDLILITHRHGDHIMGLSTLALFARSMGITLRVYGPRDVDLQGLFNALGIPQYLSAVDFHSIDPSPEPSTVVIGRDYRVTAVSADHTVPALAYRIEDSDGSCIAYSGDTRPSKSIVNLSRDCTLLIHEVSGNPGTEEASHLHGHSTTSEAIQVAREAGVKYLMPVHYYVESPILSGTQGINIVIPVPCTPIDIQKLK from the coding sequence GTGAGGGTTATACCACTCGGAATTGGTGGTTGGGTATCAAATCCATTACTCGGCAATGTATCACTGCTCGTGGAGATTAATAACTCAAGGATTTTGATAGATACTGGTGAGGGAACTTACAGGGCATTAAGGACCTGCGGTTTTGATGTAAACAAGGTGGATTTAATACTCATAACGCATAGGCATGGGGATCATATAATGGGACTTTCAACACTCGCATTGTTTGCAAGATCCATGGGCATAACACTTAGGGTTTATGGTCCCAGGGATGTAGATTTACAAGGACTCTTTAATGCGTTGGGTATACCGCAGTATCTATCTGCAGTAGATTTTCATTCAATAGACCCAAGTCCAGAGCCTTCAACGGTGGTAATAGGACGTGATTATAGAGTAACTGCTGTCTCTGCTGATCACACAGTACCAGCACTTGCGTATAGAATTGAGGATTCTGATGGTTCATGTATAGCGTATAGTGGTGATACAAGGCCGTCTAAAAGTATTGTGAATTTATCTAGGGATTGTACATTACTTATACATGAGGTCTCGGGAAATCCAGGTACTGAAGAGGCGTCTCATTTGCATGGTCATTCAACAACAAGTGAAGCCATTCAAGTGGCTAGGGAGGCTGGTGTTAAGTACTTAATGCCAGTGCATTATTACGTGGAATCCCCTATATTAAGTGGTACCCAGGGTATTAACATAGTAATACCTGTACCGTGCACACCAATTGATATACAGAAACTGAAGTGA
- a CDS encoding 50S ribosomal protein L2, translated as MGKKILVQRRGRGGSQFRSPSWIREGPVKYLSMGETELNGVVRGVVKELMHVPGLNAPVARIALEDGREFLNYAAEGMYIGQIIEIGASARPMPGNILPLSRIPEGSMIYNIEKRPNDGGKFVRSSGTYAVVLIHKGETTVVQLPSGKVMEIDSRARATVGIVAGGGRIEKPMLKAGVKYYKALAKSWKYPLVRGKAMNPYAHPHGGGSHQKGGTPVSRTAPPGQKIGFIAPRCTGRRCPQIVPRSRRVWASGYSKKTRLKNKRSSAMPSE; from the coding sequence GTGGGCAAGAAAATACTAGTGCAGAGACGAGGGAGAGGTGGTTCGCAGTTCAGAAGCCCTAGCTGGATTAGGGAGGGTCCCGTTAAGTACCTGTCAATGGGTGAGACTGAGCTTAATGGCGTTGTTAGGGGTGTTGTTAAGGAGTTGATGCATGTGCCGGGTCTTAATGCACCTGTGGCTAGGATAGCGCTTGAAGATGGTAGGGAGTTCTTGAACTACGCGGCTGAGGGCATGTATATCGGTCAAATAATTGAGATTGGCGCATCAGCAAGGCCAATGCCAGGTAATATATTACCACTTAGTAGGATTCCTGAGGGTTCCATGATATATAACATTGAGAAAAGGCCTAATGATGGTGGTAAATTCGTTAGATCCAGCGGGACCTATGCAGTCGTTCTGATACATAAGGGTGAAACGACAGTCGTTCAGTTACCCAGTGGTAAGGTTATGGAGATTGATTCAAGGGCTAGGGCTACCGTCGGTATTGTGGCTGGTGGCGGTAGGATTGAGAAACCCATGCTTAAGGCCGGCGTCAAGTACTATAAGGCCCTTGCCAAGTCTTGGAAGTATCCATTAGTTAGAGGTAAGGCTATGAATCCATATGCGCATCCGCATGGCGGTGGTAGCCATCAGAAGGGTGGGACACCTGTTTCAAGGACTGCACCACCTGGTCAGAAGATTGGTTTCATAGCACCAAGATGTACGGGTAGGAGATGTCCACAGATAGTTCCAAGGAGTAGGAGAGTTTGGGCCTCAGGGTACTCAAAGAAGACCAGACTTAAGAATAAGAGGTCAAGCGCAATGCCATCTGAGTAA
- a CDS encoding ABC transporter permease → MIITRRSWLFPYLIYILAFGLIPLITTFYFVGFNPESIKGLILDFPPGTFNLALNNTLLFAAVTALISTLLALILAIRVDSLPMRWQVPMSLIILIPYTIPFISSSMIWYTLFDPMYGPFYYLFKVFHIPMLNMTTIPGLSIWAVIIVGIWSSTSFAYLVIIGGLKSISRELKEVSQVDGASISQYYSGVALPYIFKILLTAFLVIFVLQLGNFDIPYVLTEGGPGYSSTTLPLLIFDLLYFIGNFSGGEAAAALLAAMATLPAAALLYVMRSSGFYVRLPVVKIPDKVYDSLLWLSTIIILLFLLFPVYWMVILAFRPNIYDFITPPILYPIAPTVKYFVSALSSSVPYISTNLIVGAFVALISAVLAGTASYIMSKQNIYWLLLITIYLYSLPSTSFIFPIYILFMNSGFLNTWWALILAEPIFTVTLSAWLLFNIYRDLPNEYQELAEIEGASSTYILFRIIAPITRSSWFMAMILSFIISWQLLFYPLILTETPWQFNFPPTGAQTVTIFAIEAIRSRAVDWGLLASSALVVALPVMILSYIIMGRLLEGFNIGGLKG, encoded by the coding sequence GTGATCATCACGAGGAGATCATGGTTATTTCCATACCTGATTTATATACTAGCCTTTGGCCTAATTCCATTAATAACAACATTCTACTTCGTTGGCTTTAACCCAGAATCAATAAAGGGCCTGATACTTGATTTTCCACCGGGTACCTTTAACCTGGCGCTTAATAATACCCTATTATTTGCGGCTGTCACGGCCTTAATATCAACATTATTAGCATTGATATTGGCAATTAGGGTTGATAGTTTGCCCATGAGGTGGCAAGTACCGATGTCATTAATAATACTTATACCATATACAATACCATTTATCTCATCATCAATGATATGGTACACACTCTTTGACCCCATGTATGGACCATTTTACTATCTCTTTAAGGTATTTCATATACCGATGTTAAACATGACTACGATACCTGGCCTATCAATATGGGCAGTAATAATCGTAGGAATATGGAGTAGCACGTCTTTCGCGTACTTGGTGATTATTGGTGGTCTTAAATCAATAAGTAGGGAGCTTAAGGAGGTTTCCCAAGTGGATGGTGCCTCTATATCTCAGTATTATAGTGGTGTTGCATTACCCTACATATTCAAAATACTGCTTACAGCATTTTTGGTCATTTTCGTGCTCCAATTAGGTAATTTCGATATACCATACGTATTGACTGAAGGGGGACCTGGCTATTCATCAACCACACTACCCCTACTTATATTTGACCTGTTATATTTCATTGGAAATTTCTCTGGCGGTGAAGCCGCAGCTGCATTGCTTGCTGCAATGGCTACCTTACCAGCTGCTGCATTACTATATGTTATGCGTAGTAGTGGGTTTTATGTCAGGCTTCCTGTTGTTAAAATTCCGGATAAGGTTTATGATTCATTACTATGGCTATCGACAATAATAATACTCCTTTTCTTATTATTTCCAGTTTATTGGATGGTTATACTTGCCTTTAGGCCTAATATATATGACTTCATAACACCACCGATACTTTACCCAATAGCCCCCACTGTTAAGTATTTTGTGAGCGCTCTTTCGAGTTCTGTGCCGTACATATCCACAAACCTTATAGTTGGTGCATTCGTGGCATTGATCTCAGCAGTGCTGGCTGGTACGGCCTCATACATAATGTCTAAGCAGAACATTTATTGGTTATTGCTCATTACAATATACCTATACTCATTACCATCAACGAGCTTCATATTCCCAATATACATATTATTCATGAATTCAGGGTTTTTAAATACATGGTGGGCATTAATTCTTGCTGAGCCGATATTCACGGTAACGCTATCCGCCTGGCTCCTCTTCAATATATATAGGGACCTGCCAAATGAGTATCAGGAGTTGGCCGAGATTGAGGGTGCGTCTTCGACCTATATTCTGTTTAGGATAATAGCGCCAATAACCAGGAGTAGTTGGTTCATGGCTATGATACTCTCATTCATAATAAGTTGGCAATTACTATTTTACCCGTTAATACTCACGGAGACTCCATGGCAATTCAACTTCCCACCAACGGGTGCACAGACAGTTACTATATTCGCAATAGAGGCGATAAGGAGTAGGGCCGTTGATTGGGGCTTATTAGCCTCATCAGCACTTGTTGTTGCATTACCCGTCATGATACTCAGTTATATAATAATGGGTAGATTACTTGAGGGATTCAATATTGGTGGGTTGAAGGGATAA